One window from the genome of Nicotiana tomentosiformis chromosome 5, ASM39032v3, whole genome shotgun sequence encodes:
- the LOC138892224 gene encoding uncharacterized protein, producing the protein MNGAVEATNKNIKRILRKITDNHRQWQEKLSFTSLGYQTTMRTSTGETPYLLVYGTEGVIPVEVEIPSLRAIQEAKLDNAEWIRVKQEQLMLIDEKRMDAVCHGQLYQNRMANAFNNRVKLRQFIPGQLVLKKPSPHQEEAKGKFAPNCQGPYVVH; encoded by the coding sequence ATGAATGGAGCAGTTGAAGCGAccaacaaaaacatcaaaagGATTCTACGAAAGATAACGGACAATCATAGGCAATGGCAGGAGAAGTTATCCTTCACCTCACTGGGTTATCAGACCACTATGAGGACATCTACTGGGGAAACGCCATACCTGTTGGTATATGGCACTGAAGGTGTGATACCCGTAGAGGTCGAGATACCATCTTTAAGAGCCATCCAAGAAGCCAAGTTAGACAATGCAGAATGGATACGAGTCAAGcaggagcaactcatgctcatcgATGAGAAAAGAATGGATGCAGTATGCCATGGTCAGCTGTATCAAAATAGGATGGCCAATGCATTCAACAATAGGGTGAAGCTTCGCCAGTTTATACCAGGGCAGTTGGTTTTAAAGAAACCATCCCctcatcaagaagaagccaaaggaaagtttgcACCGAATTGTcaaggtccttacgtggtccACTGA